A window of Juglans regia cultivar Chandler chromosome 7, Walnut 2.0, whole genome shotgun sequence contains these coding sequences:
- the LOC108982601 gene encoding F-box protein At4g00755-like: MEASTDFLNLLDFDISLKILTYLEDPSDLVRVSSVSQSWRNFVIANGLWKQLCLRMFPQLSRVAHVIGLNKCRATEPVEAGSSYSKEWESLERNDRGYALLARACTSFIVRDCISKAISASSTDHCPEESIDNTLVALRASYWSSKGQSNPEVPERLTYKLADDFCVITEINIRPFKAYFQRGEPIYSAKAVRFRMGHPKGPTDVGNDLLGDLSPGSADDKFIWTYTSQEFPMAQESRLQKFKLPEPVLCVGGILQIELLGRVQRQEMDGLFYTCMSYVQVMGRMLSPTFGVEILEPSGKFVLEIKNNTLVEFKPQSNIPSADQLVRRFRDLQHIAYIGHILQGNVVVDMDEFETGEEEANLP, encoded by the exons ATGGAAGCTAGTACGGATTTCTTGAATCTGCTCGATTTCGACATATCGTTGAAGATTCTAACGTATTTGGAAGATCCATCTGATCTTGTCCGCGTTAGTTCTGTCTCACAGTCTTGGCGAAATTTTG TGATTGCAAATGGTCTTTGGAAGCAATTATGCTTGAGAATGTTTCCTCAGTTATCTAGAGTTGCCCATGTTATTGGGTTGAACAAATGCAGAGCAACAGAGCCTGTAGAAGCTGGATCTAGCTATTCAAAGGAATGGGAATCTTTGGAAAGGAATGATAGGGGCTATGCCCTTTTAGCTCGAGCTTGCACATCATTTATTGTTAGGGATTGCATTTCAAAAGCAATTAGTGCATCTAGCACTGATCATTGTCCAGAGGAAAGCATTGATAATACTCTTGTTGCACTGAGAGCTTCATACTGGTCGAGTAAAGGACAGAGTAATCCTGAGGTACCTGAGAGACTAACATACAAATTGGCTGATGACTTTTGTGTTATTACTGAAATAAATATACGCCCTTTCAAAG CTTACTTTCAGAGGGGTGAACCTATTTATTCGGCCAAAGCTGTGCGATTTAGAATGGGCCATCCCAAGGGCCCTACAGATGTAGGGAATGATCTTCTGGGTGACTTGTCCCCTGGTTCTGCCGATGACAAATTTATATGGACCTACACTTCACAAGAATTTCCAATGGCTCag GAAAGTCGCTTACAGAAGTTCAAGCTTCCAGAACCTGTTCTTTGTGTTGGTGGAATTTTGCAGATTGAGCTGCTGGGTAGGGTACAGAGACAAGAAATGGATGGCTTATTTTATACATG TATGTCTTATGTTCAAGTTATGGGGCGGATGTTATCTCCAACGTTTGGTGTAGAAATTCTTGAACCATCTGGGAAATTTGTCTTGGAGATTAAGAATAACACGTTGGTCGAGTTTAAACCCCAATCGAACATACCATCAGCTGATCAGTTGGTGAGACGTTTCAGAGATTTGCAGCATATTGCGTATATTGGTCATATATTGCAGGGAAATGTAGTAGTTGATATGGATGAATTTGAAACGGGTGAAGAGGAAGCAAATCTTCCCTGA
- the LOC109021207 gene encoding F-box protein At4g00755-like → MEACMDFLDRIDPDISLKILTYLEDSSDLLRASSVSRSWRHFVIVNGLWKQLCLRMFPQLSRVSHVFELNKLSTKELVEAGSSYSKEWESLERDDRAYALLARACTSFIVRDCILEAISASSTDNYPEESIDNTLQPADIVARRASYWLTRGQSNPAVTERLTYKLADEFCVITEINIRPFQAYFQSGSPLYLVKAMRFRMGHPKSPMGVGSDLLSDSYPVSADEKFIWTYTSQEFPVAQESCLQKYKLPEPVLCVGGILQIELRGRVQRLETGGSLSTRMSYVQVMGRPLSPTFGVEILEPSGKFVLKIKNNTLVEFQTQPSIPSADHLQRRRTYFQHILSIPTILQGNLVDDINEFEMSDDEE, encoded by the exons ATGGAAGCTTGTATGGATTTCTTGGATCGAATCGACCCCGACATATCGTTGAAGATTCTAACGTATTTGGAAGACTCATCTGATCTTCTCCGCGCTAGTTCTGTCTCACGGTCTTGGCGACATTTTG TGATTGTAAATGGTCTTTGGAAGCAATTATGTCTGAGAATGTTTCCTCAGTTATCTAGAGTGTCCCATGTTTTTGAATTGAATAAACTCAGTACAAAAGAGCTTGTAGAAGCTGGATCTAGCTATTCAAAAGAATGGGAATCTCTGGAAAGGGATGATAGGGCCTATGCCCTTTTAGCTCGAGCTTGTACATCATTTATTGTTAGGGACTGCATTTTGGAAGCAATTAGTGCATCTAGCACTGATAATTATCCAGAGGAAAGTATCGATAATACTCTTCAACCAGCGGATATTGTTGCACGGAGAGCTTCATACTGGTTGACTAGAGGACAGAGTAATCCTGCGGTGACTGAGAGACTAACATACAAACTGGCTGATGAATTTTGTGTCATTACAGAAATCAATATACGCCCTTTCCAAG CATACTTTCAATCGGGTTCGCCTCTATATTTGGTCAAAGCTATGCGATTTCGAATGGGCCATCCCAAGAGCCCTATGGGTGTAGGAAGTGATCTCCTGAGTGACTCGTACCCCGTTTCTGCCGACGAAAAATTCATATGGACCTATACTTCACAAGAATTTCCAGTGGCTcag GAAAGTTGCCTGCAGAAGTACAAGCTTCCAGAACCTGTTCTTTGTGTTGGTGGAATTTTGCAGATTGAGTTGCGGGGTAGGGTTCAGAGACTAGAAACGGGTGGCTCACTCTCTACGCG CATGTCTTATGTTCAAGTTATGGGGCGGCCGTTATCGCCAACTTTTGGCGTAGAGATTCTTGAACCATCTGGGAAATTTGTCTTGAAGATTAAGAATAACACGTTGGTCGAGTTTCAAACCCAACCAAGCATACCTTCAGCCGATCACTTGCAGAGACGTCGCacatatttccagcatattttgTCTATTCCTACTATATTGCAGGGAAACTTAGTCGATGATAtcaatgagtttgaaatgagcgacgatgaagaataa
- the LOC109019904 gene encoding F-box protein PP2-A13-like, with translation MGANMSVGVSDTDPPLKPRLEDIPESCVALVLMYLDPPDICRLARLNRTFRGASSADFIWESKLPPNYLHIMERFFDEDALVKFGKKDIYARLCRPISFDNGTKELWLEKSTGDVCVAISSKALRITGIDDRRYWKHISTEESRFQTVAYLQQIWWLEVDGEFEFQFPPGTYSLFFRLQLGKSSKRMGRRVCDSEHIHGWDIKPVRFQLTTSDGQHAASQCHLDNHGNWVYYHAGDFVVRNTNALMKINFSLTQIDCTHTKGGLCVDSAFIYPKSVGEEARLFL, from the exons ATGGGTGCTAATATGTCTGTCGGCGTGTCGGACACGGATCCTCCCTTGAAGCCCAGGTTGGAGGATATACCGGAGAGCTGCGTTGCGCTGGTTCTGATGTACTTGGACCCTCCTGACATTTGCAGATTGGCCCGATTGAACCGGACTTTCCGGGGTGCTTCTTCAGCGGATTTTATATGGGAATCAAAATTGCCGCCCAATTATCTGCATATTATGGAGAGATTTTTTGATGAGGATGCTTTGGTGAAATTTGGGAAGAAGGATATCTATGCCAGGCTTTGCAGGCCTATTTCCTTTGATAACGGCACAAAG GAACTTTGGCTGGAAAAAAGTACGGGGGACGTTTGTGTGGCGATTTCGTCGAAGGCTCTAAGGATAACCGGGATAGATGATCGGAGATACTGGAAACACATTTCGACTGAGGAATCTAG GTTCCAGACGGTCGCTTATCTCCAACAAATCTGGTGGTTGGAAGTAGATGGTGAGTTTGAGTTCCAATTCCCTCCCGGAACATATAGTCTATTTTTCAGACTCCAGCTTGGGAAGTCCTCCAAGAGAATGGGACGCCGGGTTTGTGATTCTGAGCACATCCATGGCTGGGACATAAAACCTGTAAGGTTCCAGCTAACAACTTCTGATGGTCAACATGCCGCGTCCCAGTGCCATTTGGACAATCACGGGAACTGGGTGTACTACCATGCTGGAGACTTTGTTGTTCGGAACACCAATGCATTGATGAAGATCAATTTTTCATTAACTCAGATCGATTGCACTCACACCAAAGGTGGTCTTTGCGTAGACTCTGCGTTTATATACCCAAAAAGTGTGGGGGAAGAGGCTAGATTGTTTTTGTAG